A section of the Pseudomonas sp. Q1-7 genome encodes:
- a CDS encoding EAL domain-containing response regulator, producing the protein MKQLSILVLEDEPFQRLIAVTALRQLGLERIHEAADGAEALARLEACGGVDVVLCDLRMAGMDGLAFLRHASQAGVIRSVILSSEVAPELRQATITMTRCLGLNFLGDLGKPFDLERAATLIGRHPHASDCRRPGQDAEAPGLEDIFQALERGEFEAFYQPKVCLDSGATLGAEVLARWRHPQRGLLPPSQFLPLMEANDLMDRLFWQLFEQGLALQQALSLGNRQVNLAFNLQPRQLSNHALVKRIEKSLEATGLPGSGLTFELTETGLLEAPAASLENLVRLRLMGCELAMDDFGAGYSSLDRLCELPFSQLKLDAAFVRKLDNQPRSGAVIGSAVALANAMGMTLVVEGVETIEQRERLRSFGCRVAQGFLFHRPMDRDSFSALLSKQSRPALH; encoded by the coding sequence ATGAAGCAATTGAGCATCCTGGTTCTGGAAGACGAACCCTTCCAGCGCCTGATCGCCGTCACCGCCCTGCGCCAACTGGGGCTCGAACGCATCCACGAAGCCGCCGATGGCGCCGAGGCCCTGGCCCGGCTCGAAGCCTGCGGCGGCGTCGACGTCGTCCTGTGCGACCTGCGCATGGCGGGCATGGACGGCCTGGCCTTTCTGCGCCATGCCAGCCAGGCCGGCGTCATCCGCTCAGTGATCCTCAGCAGCGAAGTGGCACCGGAACTGCGCCAGGCAACCATCACCATGACCCGCTGCCTGGGGCTGAACTTCCTCGGCGACCTGGGCAAGCCCTTCGACCTCGAACGCGCCGCCACGCTGATCGGGCGCCATCCCCATGCGAGCGACTGCCGCCGCCCCGGCCAGGATGCCGAGGCGCCCGGCCTGGAGGACATTTTCCAGGCCCTGGAACGCGGCGAGTTCGAGGCGTTCTACCAACCCAAGGTGTGCCTGGACAGCGGGGCCACGCTGGGCGCCGAGGTCCTCGCGCGCTGGCGCCACCCCCAGCGCGGCCTGCTGCCGCCATCGCAGTTCCTCCCGCTGATGGAAGCCAACGACCTGATGGACCGCCTGTTCTGGCAGCTCTTCGAGCAGGGTCTGGCCCTGCAGCAGGCTCTCAGCCTCGGCAACCGCCAAGTGAACCTCGCCTTCAACCTCCAGCCCCGGCAGTTGAGCAACCACGCGCTCGTCAAACGCATCGAAAAGTCCCTGGAGGCCACTGGTCTGCCGGGTTCGGGGCTGACCTTCGAGCTGACCGAAACCGGCCTGCTGGAGGCCCCGGCCGCCAGCCTGGAAAACCTGGTGCGGCTGCGCCTGATGGGTTGCGAACTGGCCATGGACGACTTCGGCGCGGGCTACTCCTCCCTCGACCGCCTCTGCGAACTGCCCTTCAGCCAACTCAAGCTGGACGCCGCCTTCGTCCGCAAACTGGACAACCAGCCACGCAGCGGCGCGGTCATCGGCAGCGCCGTGGCCCTGGCCAACGCCATGGGCATGACCCTGGTGGTGGAAGGCGTGGAAACCATCGAGCAGCGCGAGCGACTCAGGTCATTCGGCTGCCGGGTGGCCCAGGGCTTCCTCTTCCATCGGCCGATGGACCGCGACAGTTTCAGCGCGCTGCTGAGCAAGCAATCCCGCCCCGCTCTTCACTAA
- a CDS encoding response regulator transcription factor, with amino-acid sequence MRSALIVDDHPVIRMAVRMLLERNDIAVVGEADNGVDALQLIRQHEPDIVILDIGIPRLDGLNVISRIRSLGLDSDVLVLTSQPAESFSQRCFQAGAKGFVSKEEDLQNLVTAINAISAGFTLFPSTGQSGGPLPVSSEAELVGRLSNQELMVLQYLATGLSNKEIAERMLLSNKTVSTYKTRIQQKLNLNSLLELAEFARRNNLGMEQAGDAPSPASS; translated from the coding sequence ATGAGAAGTGCCCTGATAGTCGATGATCATCCGGTCATCCGCATGGCGGTCCGGATGTTGCTGGAGCGCAACGACATCGCGGTCGTCGGCGAGGCCGACAACGGCGTCGATGCTCTCCAATTGATCCGTCAGCATGAGCCGGACATCGTCATCCTGGATATCGGTATCCCCCGGCTCGACGGTCTCAACGTCATTTCGCGCATTCGCTCCCTGGGCCTCGACAGCGATGTGCTGGTGCTCACCTCGCAGCCGGCGGAGAGCTTTTCCCAGCGCTGCTTCCAGGCTGGCGCCAAGGGATTCGTCAGCAAGGAAGAGGACTTGCAGAACCTGGTGACCGCCATCAACGCGATCAGCGCCGGTTTCACCCTCTTCCCCTCGACGGGTCAGTCCGGCGGTCCCCTGCCCGTGAGCAGCGAGGCCGAGCTGGTCGGGCGTCTGTCCAACCAGGAGTTGATGGTGTTGCAGTACCTGGCCACGGGGCTCTCCAACAAGGAGATCGCCGAGCGCATGCTGCTCAGCAACAAGACCGTCAGCACCTACAAGACGCGGATACAGCAGAAACTCAACCTCAACTCGCTACTGGAACTGGCCGAGTTCGCCCGGCGCAACAACCTGGGGATGGAGCAGGCGGGAGACGCCCCGTCACCCGCCTCGAGCTGA